One window of Nymphaea colorata isolate Beijing-Zhang1983 chromosome 1, ASM883128v2, whole genome shotgun sequence genomic DNA carries:
- the LOC116255068 gene encoding uncharacterized protein LOC116255068 — MAIGEVVSPLLGDGGCSDYVNDAVDFRGSPAIRSKSGGWKSSLFIIGVEVSERFAYYGIASNLISYLTGPLHQSNAVAAANVNVWQGVSAMLPLLGAFVADAYLGRYRTILISSMLYILGLACLTISTILPPGSKGHSGRSAWLPLPEFQVAFFFFSLYLAAIGAGGHKPCTQAFGADQFDESNPHEQMPKNSFFNWWYFGLWSGSLVSMVTVNYIQEYLGWGYGYGITCLSMGLSLAVFLIGTFTYRFKLSQEGSPFTSIVQVLVAAVRRSQWPIEESEHDRGSTRQFSFLNRAAIPLNPNCSFPSKRNNWTVCSVEQVEEVKGVLRLFPIWASCLMYAVFFSQSSTFFTKQGCTMDRKISSSLLVPPASLQCFIGISVVLFIPIYDQVLVPIARSFTGVPSGITLLQRIGTGMFFSILSMVVAALVELKRLNVAKDSGLVDFPAVTLPISIWWLLPQYILFGVSEAFTMVGLQEFFYDQMPNTLRSMGIAIYLSIFGVGSFLSGFLISLIEKLSSATSGGSWFPTNLNKAHLDYFYWLLAGLSILGLCVYVYFAQSYIYRNKYPSSKDGYQNQRAHFCTNDVRGRLMAIPATSSPLLGGGGGEEGGGDYYVEGAVDFRGHRSVRSRSGKWRSSLFIIGVEMSERFAYYGISSNLITYLTGTLHLSNASAAENANLWAGVGWMLPLLGAFVADAWLGRYRTIIFSSLIYVLGLVFLTLSAVLPFGCNSASSSCSPSKFKVAFFFFSLYLVAIGQGGHKPCVQAFGADQFDETNPAEHKAKSSFFNWWYFALCFANTVSIMVLTYIQEDKGWGLGYGIPCVLMALGLIVFLVGTFTYRFSLAQEESPFTGILQVFVAAIRKSRWSVEDFDHSSGLSGQFRFLNKAAIPLKSDCFAPRKRSSWLVCSVAQVEEVKGVLHLIPIWATCLMYGVVYAQASTFFTKQASTMDRTIGSSFVFPAAALQSFIGVSILLFIPIYEGILVPIARHFTGISSGITVLQRLGTGMFLSVLCMVVAAVVERMRLEIAREAGLIDLPEATVPMKIWWLLPQYLLCGLADVFTIVGLQEFFYDEMPEALKSMGIALYLSTLGVGYFLSSFLISLIEKLSSATGGTSWFSNNLNKAHLDYFYWLLAGLSILELCLFMFFSRSYVYSCRQHSYKVDSQHGSMGSSTATSNI, encoded by the exons ATGGCCATCGGTGAAGTCGTATCTCCCCTGCTTGGTGATGGCGGTTGTAGCGACTATGTCAATGACGCCGTCGACTTCAGAGGCTCTCCTGCCATCCGCTCCAAATCGGGAGGATGGAAGTCCTCCCTCTTCATAATCG GTGTTGAAGTGTCTGAGAGGTTTGCTTACTATGGGATCGCTTCCAACCTCATCAGCTACCTCACGGGACCTTTGCACCAATCCAACGCGGTGGCTGCAGCGAACGTCAACGTTTGGCAAGGTGTGTCGGCCATGCTTCCTCTGCTGGGGGCGTTTGTGGCAGATGCCTACTTGGGCCGCTACAGAACCATCCTCATATCCTCCATGCTTTACATCCTT GGATTGGCCTGCTTGACTATATCAACAATACTCCCACCTGGTTCCAAGGGTCATAGTGGCAGATCAGCCTGGCTTCCTCTACCAGAGTTTCAAgtggctttcttcttcttctctctgtaCTTGGCTGCTATAGGTGCAGGAGGACACAAACCTTGCACACAAGCATTTGGCGCAGACCAATTTGATGAGTCTAACCCACACGAGCAGATGCCTAAGAATTCTTTTTTCAACTGGTGGTATTTTGGACTTTGGTCTGGAAGTCTGGTCTCCATGGTCACTGTAAATTACATTCAAGAATATCTAGGTTGGGGATATGGATATGGTATAACATGCTTGTCAATGGGATTGTCGCTGGCTGTTTTCTTAATTGGAACATTTACATATAGGTTTAAACTATCCCAAGAAGGAAGTCCATTCACAAGCATTGTGCAAGTGCTTGTTGCAGCTGTTCGTAGATCGCAGTGGCCTATAGAAGAATCAGAACATGATCGTGGTTCTACTAGGCAGTTCAG TTTCTTGAACAGAGCTGCTATTCCGTTGAATCCAAATTGCTCCTTTCCATCCAAAAGGAACAACTGGACCGTATGCTCTGTTGAACAAGTGGAAGAAGTGAAGGGTGTGTTGCGCCTCTTTCCTATATGGGCCTCGTGCTTAATGTATGCAGTTTTCTTTTCTCAGTCCTCAACTTTCTTCACAAAACAAGGTTGTACCATGGACAGAAAAATCAGTTCAAGTTTGCTAGTCCCACCAGCATCTCTGCAATGCTTCATTGGAATTTCTGTGGTTCTTTTCATCCCAATCTATGACCAAGTCCTTGTTCCGATTGCTAGGAGTTTCACTGGGGTTCCTTCTGGCATTACACTGCTGCAAAGGATAGGAACTGGTATGTTCTTTTCAATATTGTCGATGGTAGTGGCAGCTCTAGTAGAGCTGAAGAGACTTAATGTGGCAAAAGATTCTGGTTTAGTAGACTTTCCTGCAGTAACATTACCAATAAGCATATGGTGGCTTCTCCCTCAGTATATATTGTTTGGAGTTTCTGAGGCCTTCACAATGGTCGGATTGCAAGAGTTCTTCTATGATCAGATGCCCAACACTTTGCGGAGTATGGGAATTGCAATATATCTTAGCATTTTTGGAGTGGGAAGCTTTTTGAGTGGTTTTCTTATTTCTCTGATAGAAAAGCTCAGCAGTGCAACAAGTGGAGGCAGTTGGTTCCCCACCAATCTAAATAAAGCCCATCTTGATTACTTCTATTGGCTTTTGGCTGGACTCAGCATTCTTGGGTTGTGCGTGTATGTTTACTTTGCACAATCTTATATTTACAGGAATAAATATCCTTCTTCTAAGGATGGGTACCAGAATCAGAGGGCTCATTTCTGTACAAATGATGTGA GAGGACGTCTAATGGCAATCCCTGCAACCTCATCTCCTCttcttggtggtggtggtggtgaggAGGGTGGTGGCGACTACTACGTAGAGGGTGCCGTTGATTTCAGAGGTCACCGGTCTGTCCGATCGAGATCCGGCAAGTGGAGATCCTCTTTGTTCATAATCG GCGTTGAGATGTCGGAGAGGTTTGCTTACTATGGGATCTCCTCAAACCTCATCACATACCTCACCGGAACGCTGCACCTGTCGAACGCGTCGGCAGCAGAGAATGCCAACCTGTGGGCAGGGGTCGGATGGATGCTCCCTCTGCTTGGAGCGTTTGTGGCGGATGCCTGGCTGGGAAGATACAGAaccatcatcttctcttccCTCATCTACGTTCTT GGTTTGGTTTTCTTAACTCTATCAGCAGTACTTCCTTTTGGCTGCAATAGTGCCAGTTCTTCTTGTTCTCCGTCCAAGTTTAAAGTGGCGTTCTTTTTCTTCTCGCTCTACTTAGTTGCCATAGGCCAAGGAGGCCACAAACCATGTGTCCAAGCATTTGGTGCAGATCAGTTTGATGAGACCAATCCGGCAGAGCACAAGGCCAAGAGTTCGTTTTTCAATTGGTGGTATTTTGCGTTATGTTTTGCGAACACAGTTTCCATAATGGTACTAACTTACATCCAAGAAGACAAGGGGTGGGGGCTTGGTTATGGCATCCCATGTGTGTTAATGGCACTGGGTCTCATAGTTTTCTTGGTTGGAACCTTTACTTACCGTTTCAGTCTGGCTCAAGAAGAGAGTCCCTTCACAGGAATCCTGCAAGTATTTGTTGCCGCCATCCGCAAGTCACGATGGTCTGTAGAAGATTTTGATCATTCCTCTGGCCTTAGTGGGCAATTCAG GTTCCTAAACAAAGCTGCTATACCACTGAAATCTGATTGCTTCGCGCCACGGAAGAGAAGCAGTTGGTTAGTATGCTCTGTTGCACAAGTGGAAGAGGTGAAAGGAGTTTTACACTTGATccccatatgggctacatgtCTGATGTACGGAGTTGTGTATGCTCAGGCTTCAACTTTCTTCACAAAGCAAGCTAGCACCATGGACAGAACTATCGGCTCAAGTTTTGTTTTTCCGGCAGCAGCTCTGCAGAGCTTCATTGGTGTCAGTATATTACTGTTCATTCCAATCTATGAAGGAATCCTGGTTCCCATTGCTAGGCATTTTACAGGGATTTCTTCTGGCATTACTGTGCTTCAGAGGTTAGGAACTGGGATGTTCTTGTCAGTGTTGTGTATGGTGGTGGCAGCTGTGGTGGAGCGGATGCGACTTGAGATTGCAAGAGAAGCAGGCCTAATAGATCTACCTGAAGCGACAGTGCCCATGAAGATATGGTGGCTACTGCCTCAGTATCTCTTATGTGGACTGGCTGATGTGTTTACAATTGTGGGATTGCAAGAGTTCTTCTATGATGAGATGCCAGAAGCATTGAAAAGCAT